A window from Ureaplasma parvum serovar 3 str. ATCC 27815 encodes these proteins:
- a CDS encoding YebC/PmpR family DNA-binding transcriptional regulator, whose product MPRKHLIASGINKKQQQQAKIWMKCAKEIKAAAKMGGPNPEANSRLKVAIERALNNNLSRDSIERNINGASKDIDNLKELTYEGYGPNGLAIIVRALTDNEQRTISAIRGYFSKLQGQIAKPNSVSMLFNECGQLLINKETKSLDEWFEILIDQSIIDINEDDKIIEILVKPEDFSTVKLILEKNNADIKSAEIKLIPNDFISLDEYARERLVRFVNACENDDDISWVITNYEEEL is encoded by the coding sequence ATGCCAAGAAAACATTTAATCGCTAGTGGAATTAATAAGAAACAACAACAACAAGCTAAAATTTGAATGAAATGTGCAAAAGAAATTAAAGCTGCCGCAAAAATGGGTGGTCCTAACCCAGAGGCAAATTCGCGTTTAAAAGTTGCTATTGAACGCGCTTTAAATAATAATTTGAGTCGTGATTCAATTGAACGAAACATTAATGGTGCCAGTAAAGATATTGATAATTTAAAAGAATTAACATACGAAGGATATGGACCAAATGGATTAGCAATTATTGTTCGTGCTTTAACTGATAATGAGCAGCGGACAATATCAGCTATTCGTGGTTATTTTTCGAAATTACAAGGTCAGATTGCTAAACCTAATTCTGTTAGTATGTTGTTTAATGAATGTGGACAGTTATTAATTAATAAAGAAACTAAATCTTTAGATGAATGATTTGAAATTCTTATTGATCAAAGTATTATAGATATAAATGAAGATGATAAAATTATTGAAATATTAGTTAAGCCAGAAGATTTTAGCACAGTAAAATTAATTCTTGAAAAAAATAATGCTGATATAAAAAGTGCGGAAATCAAACTTATTCCTAATGATTTCATTAGTTTAGACGAATATGCTCGCGAACGTTTAGTACGTTTTGTAAATGCTTGTGAAAACGATGATGATATTTCATGAGTAATTACGAATTACGAAGAAGAATTATAA
- a CDS encoding SGNH/GDSL hydrolase family protein translates to MDKKSKKILGLSVASIIAALAIIAPSTYFGLQKQEEGKKDINLDNVTRKIPGETKDDIKVEDLNNINDQNTDLKLDFSKVSIKPQTKINYLAIGDSITAGFNSELGWEAPGRYDPITNKISGLSFPSFIAQYINKVEPNRLASYENLGITGSRIEDWLYMLGAGSDEYFKNQEYRFFDFSKQMDQQKDNPFKNRLSKFFKNFGYDSKLTPKNNHEVNINDFNGLKEQIKKANLMTITLGANDFLRYLDIPKLVSLTNLKGNDLEIKVKEFENNLQKASLEITKNLKKLIALIRTLNSNVSITLVSYPLPLLRLQDVIDSSFKLTNKRRLSDEIINILNSAIKKTYDLNNNINYIDAFDENDWKENSFNFAKAIFDIHPTELGYKRMAQDIFLKMSLGQNYAQQKTASIANAIYDAWDSEYFNKDSDSFKQQIGFANNTNQDLVEKTLGSSKGAAFWAKTALENDEELRKSFSNFKNTSTIVKDWLISNKRRFGSFVNLITSNLTSLGLDKNGYISQFLSKKDADNTNNLYKLASALASTPYIDMVISGIQNDLDNLDLDKNNIIGTQNISKKILYDVFRKNIINDQNLYELIKGMFHSQLFNENKSQIKSLIKALLSDLVSSHKLLEIIFGEFATDNLKNNNEFLKNLLIIQNKLTQTKSLDNIINVFVDALFDNDNEYLLQGPLSNVLAKIVKTNKALLTTRIDNLFNDLFKDQTTLDATYNILIRVLGQNIPDFIKTPQASLIIKKILSKGTNLKLINTLKLNTIDLLTDSKTYAGIFDSSETSIINLIQKSIDFTSKSFISDVLDLLTSDNVDLNEWKEFIKTILNSSTIKNIFNYGIVNLVSSNTTPLKTSHFDFNVLLKNLIAVLEEKDWTTNQKTKLKSLLRMSVDELLKNPQTQNFVTSIEDFIANKLGDLVISANNSLLKSNMSDIWKLIKEVVHDLIHSSESYDLIFSIINDFIDHPQNYDNLNNINDLLPLILKSTNKELQDKVDILFKKLINNENIPNLVGTLTTNLIVKNFFVKELTVDQKQKINNFITNILPTIPNLTLYKEIRKQAFEFLTNNINKILVDPKNTLLILNDGINKLLSNILPQLSTLIELIDNDKIKDQDFIDVIKIFIDNLDFNKLFVNIKSNNNQTTDSTTLNQFYFKFKLNLEPKKLIFDLIKNLLNSPILKVNDNKNNKIKIESNKAKIKSILTTSVTNIFENSNLMNFFNNQLSQLFSSIDLFKNLNLSNQQRLNFAKAIVELLNKEKLLSNLINVLITNLIDHADEYAEATDLATILSLTIKYNQNELKNAFDKLLIGTLKNDNLQDLILRIFVKLINPNKSYDSISVVSINKLKTFISKFATGISKLDLYQQLKNSIFTVFSNKTKMQQLLSNDVSVINKTLLEAFNIDTPEKVLKISSLLDINEIDARDYADIIEIILVEIGFNVTSIQNNDVNNNLKTIDKKTNDFAFQILKKALNNGVSDQQLQKIKNVVNYLLDDIVKIHDSSSFLRIQLEQLSHVLVDKITAVLPKSLTIKHKYTKIFSSILNNQDFLQKAKTLLSTILNELIDHKDKYKDINSFSELISVFFKNKASDLKTQLKDLLNTILKNQTLITNIGQVIIESFKLENKISILDSDLEQNTISFINKIFAHITELPIYTNLVDNFFNFFSEYTKSSDTKTLNFNKFKSSLFQAIIPKISDFASLLDLFKYNEISEQEWKSAITFFIDYLPINNLINSKILPTNSLLFVRNISISKTKPELNKIENIILDLFKALSQKAKTFDNNTLTKAKNIIEFTFNKLLTSNNIKNFINNLLSNLSPIRSFLKSINVQDKKQTQLIEHVINSLLKDKQLQTIFNALIEPILSNNNNFDNVKTLSEFISQIIIKSGEKIKPAITKIIKNLLLDDEIQTLLLRYIIPQINTTKTYDSINNSAINKIKILITKLANNLDKFSMYNDLLDSLFTKLSDKSILNKLLNDDFLSIGSILKEIFNINQPSQLIKVIDIFSIKDITAQDYVNVLNVIFNDIGFNNQQTKQNITNDQKYDINIYFEYLKALVEHNFSELTKTKLKEIVKLFVKDVMNDDHHNHLWKKMTSFISHKLSDLLIKKIQVLTPQKNEYQQLVNNLLNGIDFKNVVQNLIVEGFAKIIDHQQQLKNSQNFGDLIQKVINIDDVWIKKQLKQLLSAITKDINLTKATSTTIINSYLNYFEIKNLTEEDKRNLINIFDKILKQIPNLLYLQNIVDQSVDFLKVNIEALINHQPLKNTTWNDFINKNVTDISALSNLLEIFETNEITNNEWNQLITILINHAPIDKIEEIIRNITSNSIINNKAQKQDIKKQIDKIYLLIKKVLQTQTLNKSHAKTSVVKINETIKTLIDSLFANQEIKTLISNTLSNWIFSSNLAKILNVDEDQKNSLIKPVVEFIISSNDLKTILKTITNSFILHASELANTNSFEELIVKLISFEQTNLKSNLNNFIQKILQNDKIDELLARVIFKQISPQKKYDQIQQINKDKVVTFIKKLGDNLTKFDLYNKLLDNLFSSITNQTNLTKLLSEQQDSVINFIKTIFDFSDPKQIISLIDVLKVNEITSNDYIEVIKSILDEIDFNHFFNQAVKNSNLSNYPLNKHENDNDSKLDINKYYIYVKTLFAHEMDSTSKEKLKTIIDELTKKIVENNNKGLLYNLGNGLGEKLSNLIINTFPGLTNLKQNYKTLVQKVFTNQNLFEQVQNLITYAINSLIDHKNEYQNCKTFGELLTTYINKNQTQIIDKLKEAINKIISGSSSLIDEISTSFANTIKTYFKLENLTVEDINKLKSFINFVIKNIFNLEYVNDGLVKLITTLSSNAIKIVDQNTNFVTVMQNDVISYLTSPQQIAKLLQIVDLDKNDDILNFLKVILSHLPQNAYTILFGNKINLITKNTNQKTNRSVIQKYTILDYVKTILNSSYLKKQDTIVKIKHIFKDLLVTISKSSQLNNYIGELISNTFAQKLSNLSGVDKQYSESFLKESYKFIISDEKLIKIIDEVVNDLVDHKDEYLKEITNNNQPSINIILNMLIKRNVDQQKVDFVPFIKRYLVIDSSTQFMAQYLFKTLKLENTNDQDVKIVQTFVKELINQIDQLDFVNLFIDKIFTLIKENGLDLFTKEEGIKKVNEAMKTFGLTETTNLLKIAKLVEPNKIKPQTIGDLINLVFEKSPLAEDFESITQDKNPLYYGLKNLKEDSLNAVLFASGKKKIGEAAKVSEINMLDAIQHLINKLWSARAEYAKNHPNLEYEQDNPYMRSLIHLGIVMQWYVHETYFRNVSGGLWWTGSDSLSGEGRVYLLLKADMGSESEKRVRSMIMGNRGAMLWNTPKEWNYNKNDFLYMITYWKWRTNSRFNDSKEKNKATYIFKALKRGYGEKVKTMK, encoded by the coding sequence ATGGATAAAAAAAGTAAGAAAATTCTAGGATTAAGTGTTGCTTCAATTATTGCAGCACTTGCGATTATTGCTCCATCTACTTATTTTGGTTTACAAAAACAAGAAGAGGGTAAAAAAGATATTAATTTAGATAATGTTACGCGAAAAATACCTGGTGAAACTAAAGATGATATCAAAGTTGAAGATTTAAATAATATTAATGATCAAAATACAGATCTTAAACTTGATTTTAGTAAGGTAAGTATTAAACCCCAAACAAAAATTAATTATTTAGCGATTGGTGATTCAATCACAGCTGGTTTTAATTCAGAATTAGGTTGAGAAGCCCCAGGTCGCTATGATCCAATAACTAATAAAATTAGTGGATTAAGTTTTCCTTCATTTATTGCGCAATACATAAATAAAGTTGAACCAAATCGTTTAGCTTCTTATGAAAATTTAGGAATCACAGGATCACGCATCGAAGACTGATTATATATGTTAGGTGCTGGAAGTGATGAGTATTTTAAAAATCAAGAATATAGATTTTTTGATTTTTCTAAACAAATGGATCAACAAAAAGATAATCCTTTTAAAAACCGTTTATCAAAGTTTTTTAAAAATTTTGGTTATGATTCAAAATTAACACCAAAAAATAATCATGAAGTTAATATTAATGATTTTAATGGTTTAAAAGAGCAAATTAAAAAAGCTAATTTAATGACAATCACCTTAGGTGCTAATGATTTTTTAAGATATTTAGACATTCCAAAACTTGTTAGTTTAACAAATTTGAAAGGTAATGATTTAGAAATAAAAGTTAAAGAGTTCGAAAATAATTTACAAAAGGCATCTTTAGAAATTACAAAAAATCTAAAGAAATTAATCGCTCTTATTCGTACTTTAAATTCTAATGTATCTATTACATTAGTAAGTTATCCATTACCACTATTACGTTTACAAGATGTAATAGATAGTTCATTTAAATTAACAAATAAACGTCGTTTAAGTGATGAAATTATAAATATTCTAAATAGTGCCATTAAAAAAACATATGATTTAAATAATAATATCAACTATATCGATGCTTTTGATGAGAATGATTGAAAAGAAAACAGTTTTAATTTTGCAAAAGCAATTTTTGATATTCATCCAACTGAATTAGGATATAAACGGATGGCTCAAGATATTTTTCTAAAAATGTCTTTGGGACAAAATTACGCTCAGCAAAAAACTGCTTCTATTGCAAATGCTATTTATGATGCATGAGATAGTGAATATTTTAATAAAGATAGCGATAGTTTTAAACAACAAATTGGTTTTGCTAATAACACAAATCAAGATCTAGTAGAAAAAACTTTAGGTTCTTCAAAAGGTGCGGCATTTTGAGCGAAAACTGCTCTTGAAAATGATGAAGAATTACGTAAATCCTTTTCTAATTTTAAAAATACCTCAACAATTGTTAAAGATTGATTAATTTCAAATAAACGACGTTTTGGGAGTTTTGTTAATTTAATTACTTCAAATTTAACATCATTAGGATTAGATAAAAATGGATATATCAGTCAATTTTTATCAAAAAAAGATGCTGATAACACTAATAATTTATATAAATTAGCATCAGCTTTAGCATCAACACCATATATTGATATGGTTATTTCTGGAATTCAAAATGATTTAGATAATTTAGATTTAGATAAAAATAATATAATTGGGACACAAAATATTTCTAAAAAAATTTTATATGATGTTTTTAGAAAAAATATTATCAATGATCAGAATTTATATGAATTAATTAAAGGAATGTTTCATTCTCAGCTATTCAATGAAAATAAATCTCAAATTAAATCTTTAATAAAAGCTTTATTAAGTGATTTGGTTAGTTCCCATAAATTATTAGAAATAATTTTTGGTGAATTTGCAACTGATAATTTAAAGAATAATAATGAATTCTTAAAAAATTTACTAATAATCCAAAATAAATTAACTCAAACAAAATCACTAGATAACATTATTAATGTTTTTGTAGATGCTTTGTTTGATAATGATAATGAATATTTATTGCAGGGTCCTTTATCAAATGTTTTAGCAAAAATTGTTAAGACTAATAAAGCATTGTTAACAACTAGAATTGACAATTTATTTAATGATTTATTTAAAGATCAAACAACATTAGATGCAACTTATAACATTCTAATAAGAGTTTTAGGCCAAAATATTCCTGATTTTATAAAAACTCCGCAAGCATCTTTAATAATTAAAAAAATTTTATCAAAAGGTACAAATTTAAAATTAATAAACACTTTAAAATTAAATACGATTGATTTATTAACTGATTCAAAAACATATGCTGGCATATTTGATTCATCAGAAACTTCAATTATCAATCTTATTCAAAAATCCATCGATTTTACTTCAAAATCATTTATTAGCGATGTTTTAGATTTATTAACATCAGATAATGTTGATTTAAACGAATGAAAAGAATTTATTAAAACAATTTTAAACTCTTCAACAATTAAAAATATATTTAATTATGGTATTGTTAATTTAGTTTCTTCTAATACCACACCATTAAAAACCAGTCATTTTGATTTTAATGTTTTATTAAAAAATTTAATTGCTGTTTTAGAGGAAAAAGATTGAACAACCAACCAAAAAACAAAATTAAAAAGCCTTTTAAGAATGAGTGTTGATGAATTATTAAAAAATCCACAAACTCAAAATTTTGTTACTTCTATAGAAGATTTTATTGCTAATAAATTAGGCGATCTGGTAATTAGTGCAAATAATAGTTTACTAAAATCAAATATGTCTGATATTTGAAAACTAATCAAAGAAGTTGTTCATGACTTAATTCATAGTTCTGAATCATATGATCTAATATTTTCAATTATTAATGACTTTATTGATCATCCACAAAATTATGATAATTTAAATAATATTAATGATTTATTACCATTAATTTTAAAATCTACAAATAAAGAACTTCAAGATAAGGTTGATATATTATTTAAAAAACTTATTAACAATGAAAATATACCAAATTTAGTAGGAACATTAACAACAAATTTAATTGTCAAAAACTTCTTTGTTAAAGAATTAACAGTAGATCAAAAACAAAAGATTAATAATTTTATCACTAATATTTTGCCAACAATACCTAATTTAACTTTATATAAAGAAATCCGAAAACAAGCTTTTGAATTTTTAACAAACAATATTAATAAAATTTTAGTGGATCCTAAAAACACTTTATTAATATTAAATGATGGGATTAACAAATTATTATCAAACATATTGCCACAATTATCAACCCTGATTGAATTAATTGATAACGATAAAATTAAAGATCAAGATTTTATTGATGTTATTAAAATATTTATAGACAATTTAGATTTTAATAAATTATTTGTCAATATAAAGTCTAATAATAACCAAACAACAGATAGTACTACTTTAAATCAATTTTATTTTAAATTTAAATTAAATTTAGAACCTAAAAAATTAATTTTCGATTTAATAAAAAATCTTTTGAATTCACCAATTTTAAAAGTAAATGATAATAAAAATAATAAAATTAAGATTGAATCTAATAAAGCTAAAATTAAGTCTATTCTAACAACTAGTGTTACAAACATTTTTGAAAATTCTAATCTTATGAATTTTTTTAATAATCAATTATCACAATTATTTAGTTCAATTGATTTATTTAAAAATTTAAATTTATCAAATCAACAACGTTTAAACTTTGCTAAGGCTATTGTTGAATTATTAAATAAAGAAAAATTATTATCAAATTTAATTAATGTTTTAATAACTAACTTAATTGATCACGCTGATGAATATGCTGAAGCAACAGATTTAGCAACAATTTTATCATTAACAATAAAATATAATCAAAATGAATTAAAAAATGCGTTTGATAAATTATTAATAGGAACTTTAAAAAATGATAATCTTCAAGATTTAATTTTACGTATTTTTGTTAAATTAATTAATCCTAACAAGTCTTATGATTCAATTAGTGTAGTTTCAATTAATAAATTGAAAACATTTATATCAAAATTTGCTACAGGAATTAGTAAATTGGATTTATATCAACAATTAAAAAATTCAATATTTACAGTTTTTTCTAACAAAACAAAAATGCAACAATTATTATCAAATGATGTGAGTGTAATAAATAAAACACTACTAGAAGCATTTAACATTGACACACCAGAAAAAGTTTTGAAAATTAGTAGTTTATTAGATATTAATGAAATTGATGCTCGTGATTATGCTGATATTATTGAAATTATTTTAGTTGAAATTGGTTTTAATGTTACAAGTATTCAAAATAATGATGTTAATAATAATTTGAAAACAATTGATAAAAAAACAAATGATTTTGCTTTTCAAATTTTGAAAAAAGCTTTAAATAATGGTGTTAGTGATCAACAATTACAAAAAATTAAAAATGTTGTTAATTATTTATTAGATGATATTGTTAAAATTCATGATTCAAGTAGTTTTTTAAGAATTCAATTAGAACAATTATCACATGTTTTAGTTGATAAAATTACCGCAGTTTTACCTAAATCATTAACAATTAAACATAAATATACAAAGATTTTTTCATCGATTTTAAATAATCAAGATTTTTTACAAAAAGCCAAAACTTTATTATCAACAATTTTAAATGAACTGATTGATCATAAAGATAAATATAAAGACATTAATTCGTTTAGTGAATTAATCTCCGTATTCTTTAAAAATAAAGCTAGCGATCTAAAAACACAATTAAAAGATTTACTAAATACAATTTTAAAAAACCAAACACTAATCACTAATATTGGACAAGTAATAATAGAATCATTTAAACTAGAAAACAAAATAAGTATTCTAGATAGTGATCTTGAACAAAATACGATTTCATTTATTAATAAAATTTTTGCTCACATTACAGAATTGCCAATTTATACTAATTTAGTGGATAATTTTTTTAATTTTTTTAGTGAATATACAAAAAGTTCTGACACAAAAACATTGAATTTTAATAAATTTAAAAGTAGTTTATTCCAAGCTATCATACCTAAAATAAGTGATTTTGCATCTCTTTTAGACTTATTTAAATATAATGAAATTAGCGAACAAGAATGAAAAAGCGCAATTACATTCTTTATTGATTATTTGCCAATAAATAATTTAATAAACTCTAAAATTTTGCCTACTAATTCTTTATTATTTGTTAGAAATATTTCAATTTCAAAAACAAAACCAGAATTAAATAAAATTGAAAACATCATTTTAGATTTATTTAAAGCATTATCACAAAAAGCTAAAACATTTGATAATAATACCTTAACTAAAGCAAAAAACATTATCGAATTTACTTTTAATAAGCTTTTAACATCAAATAATATTAAAAATTTTATTAATAATCTATTATCAAATTTAAGTCCCATTAGATCTTTTTTGAAATCAATTAATGTTCAAGATAAAAAGCAAACACAACTTATTGAACATGTAATTAATTCTCTTTTAAAAGATAAACAATTACAAACAATTTTTAACGCCTTAATTGAACCTATTTTATCAAATAACAATAATTTTGATAATGTTAAAACTTTATCAGAATTTATTAGTCAGATTATTATTAAAAGTGGAGAGAAAATTAAGCCAGCTATTACTAAAATTATTAAAAATTTATTATTAGATGATGAAATACAAACATTATTATTACGTTATATTATTCCACAAATTAATACAACAAAAACATACGATAGTATTAATAATTCAGCTATTAATAAAATCAAAATTTTAATTACTAAGTTAGCAAATAATTTAGATAAGTTTAGTATGTATAATGATCTTTTAGATAGTTTATTTACAAAATTAAGCGATAAATCTATTTTAAATAAGTTATTAAATGATGATTTTTTATCAATTGGAAGTATTTTAAAAGAAATTTTTAATATAAATCAACCATCACAACTAATAAAAGTTATTGATATTTTTAGTATCAAAGACATTACTGCCCAAGATTATGTAAATGTTTTGAATGTTATCTTTAATGATATTGGTTTTAATAATCAACAAACAAAACAAAATATTACCAATGATCAAAAATACGATATTAATATTTACTTTGAATATTTAAAAGCTTTAGTTGAACATAATTTTAGTGAGTTAACTAAAACAAAATTAAAAGAAATCGTCAAATTATTCGTTAAAGATGTAATGAATGATGACCATCATAACCATTTATGAAAAAAAATGACATCGTTTATTAGTCATAAATTAAGTGATTTATTAATTAAAAAAATTCAAGTATTAACTCCACAGAAAAATGAATATCAACAATTAGTTAACAATTTATTAAATGGTATTGATTTTAAAAATGTTGTCCAAAATTTAATTGTTGAAGGCTTTGCAAAAATAATTGATCATCAACAACAATTAAAGAACTCACAAAATTTTGGAGATTTAATTCAAAAAGTTATCAATATAGATGATGTATGAATTAAAAAACAATTAAAACAACTCCTAAGTGCAATTACAAAAGACATAAATTTAACAAAAGCTACATCAACTACTATTATTAATTCGTATTTAAATTATTTTGAAATTAAAAATCTAACAGAAGAAGATAAAAGAAATTTAATTAATATCTTTGACAAAATTTTAAAGCAAATTCCTAATTTATTATATTTACAAAATATTGTTGATCAATCAGTAGATTTTTTAAAAGTAAATATTGAAGCATTAATTAATCATCAACCACTTAAAAACACAACATGAAACGATTTTATTAACAAAAATGTTACAGATATTAGTGCTTTAAGTAACTTATTAGAAATTTTTGAAACTAATGAAATTACAAATAATGAATGAAACCAATTAATTACGATTTTAATTAATCATGCACCTATTGATAAAATTGAAGAAATCATTAGAAACATAACATCAAATTCAATAATTAACAATAAAGCACAAAAACAAGATATTAAAAAACAAATTGATAAAATTTATCTACTTATTAAAAAAGTTTTACAAACACAAACCTTAAATAAAAGCCATGCCAAGACTAGTGTTGTAAAAATTAACGAAACAATTAAAACATTAATTGATTCTTTATTTGCTAATCAAGAAATTAAAACTTTAATTAGTAATACATTATCAAATTGGATTTTCAGTTCGAATTTAGCAAAAATTTTAAATGTTGACGAAGATCAAAAAAATAGTTTAATTAAACCAGTAGTTGAATTTATTATTAGTAGTAATGATTTAAAAACAATTTTAAAAACCATAACAAATAGCTTTATTTTACATGCTAGTGAATTAGCGAACACAAATTCTTTTGAAGAATTAATTGTTAAACTTATTAGTTTTGAGCAAACTAATTTAAAAAGTAATTTAAATAATTTTATTCAAAAAATACTTCAAAACGATAAAATTGATGAATTGTTAGCGCGTGTAATATTTAAACAAATTTCTCCACAAAAAAAATATGATCAAATTCAGCAAATAAATAAAGACAAAGTGGTCACTTTTATTAAGAAGCTTGGTGACAATCTGACAAAATTTGATTTATATAATAAATTACTCGATAATTTATTTAGTTCAATTACAAATCAAACAAATTTAACAAAATTATTGAGTGAACAGCAAGATAGTGTAATTAATTTTATTAAAACGATTTTTGATTTTAGTGATCCTAAACAAATTATTTCACTAATTGATGTATTAAAAGTCAACGAGATTACAAGTAATGATTATATTGAAGTTATTAAATCAATTTTAGATGAAATTGATTTTAATCATTTCTTTAATCAAGCTGTCAAAAACAGTAATCTTTCAAATTATCCATTGAATAAACATGAAAATGATAATGATAGTAAATTAGATATAAATAAGTACTATATTTATGTAAAAACATTATTTGCGCATGAAATGGATTCTACATCAAAAGAAAAATTAAAAACAATTATTGATGAACTAACAAAAAAAATTGTTGAAAATAATAATAAGGGCTTGTTGTACAATTTGGGCAATGGATTAGGTGAAAAACTAAGTAATTTAATTATTAATACATTCCCTGGGTTAACTAATTTAAAACAAAACTATAAAACACTAGTACAAAAAGTATTTACTAATCAAAACTTGTTTGAGCAAGTTCAAAATTTGATCACTTATGCAATCAATAGTTTGATTGATCATAAAAATGAATATCAAAATTGTAAAACTTTTGGTGAATTATTAACAACTTACATTAATAAGAATCAAACACAAATTATTGATAAATTAAAAGAAGCAATTAATAAAATAATCAGTGGTTCATCTTCATTAATTGATGAAATTTCAACATCATTTGCTAATACAATTAAAACATATTTTAAATTAGAAAATTTAACAGTAGAAGATATCAATAAACTAAAGTCATTTATTAATTTTGTTATCAAAAATATTTTCAATCTTGAATATGTTAATGATGGTTTAGTTAAATTAATTACGACTTTAAGTTCAAACGCCATAAAAATTGTTGATCAAAACACTAATTTTGTAACTGTTATGCAAAATGATGTTATTTCATATTTAACATCTCCGCAACAAATTGCAAAATTACTTCAAATTGTTGATTTGGATAAAAATGATGACATTTTAAATTTCTTAAAAGTTATTTTATCTCATTTGCCTCAAAACGCATATACTATTTTATTTGGTAATAAAATTAATCTTATAACAAAGAACACAAATCAAAAAACTAATAGAAGTGTAATTCAAAAATATACAATATTAGATTATGTAAAAACTATTTTAAATTCTTCTTACTTAAAAAAACAAGATACAATTGTAAAAATTAAACATATTTTTAAAGATCTTTTAGTAACTATATCTAAATCATCACAATTAAATAATTATATTGGTGAGTTGATTAGTAATACTTTCGCACAAAAACTTTCAAATCTTAGTGGTGTGGATAAACAATATAGTGAATCATTTTTAAAAGAATCATATAAATTTATTATAAGTGATGAAAAATTAATCAAGATTATTGATGAAGTAGTTAATGATTTAGTTGATCATAAAGATGAATATTTAAAAGAAATTACAAACAATAATCAACCATCAATTAATATTATTTTAAATATGTTAATTAAACGAAATGTTGATCAACAAAAAGTTGATTTTGTACCTTTTATAAAACGTTATTTAGTTATTGATTCTTCAACACAATTTATGGCTCAATACCTTTTTAAAACTTTAAAATTAGAAAATACTAATGATCAAGATGTAAAAATTGTTCAAACATTTGTAAAAGAATTAATTAATCAAATTGATCAATTAGATTTTGTAAATTTATTCATTGATAAAATATTTACTTTAATAAAAGAAAATGGACTTGATTTATTTACAAAAGAAGAGGGTATAAAAAAAGTAAATGAAGCTATGAAAACGTTTGGTTTAACTGAAACAACTAATTTATTAAAAATTGCAAAACTTGTCGAACCAAATAAAATTAAACCCCAAACCATAGGTGATCTAATTAATTTAGTATTTGAAAAATCACCATTAGCTGAAGATTTCGAAAGTATAACACAAGATAAAAATCCTTTATATTATGGTTTAAAAAATCTTAAAGAAGATAGTTTAAATGCTGTTTTATTTGCTAGTGGCAAAAAGAAAATAGGAGAAGCAGCAAAAGTTAGTGAAATTAATATGTTAGATGCTATCCAACATTTAATTAATAAATTATGATCAGCTCGTGCAGAATACGCTAAAAATCATCCTAATTTAGAATATGAACAAGATAATCCATATATGCGTTCGCTAATTCATTTAGGAATTGTGATGCAATGATATGTTCATGAAACATATTTTAGAAATGTTTCAGGTGGGCTATGATGGACTGGTTCTGATTCATTATCGGGTGAAGGACGTGTCTATTTATTGCTAAAAGCAGATATGGGATCTGAAAGTGAAAAACGAGTACGCTCAATGATTATGGGGAATCGTGGTGCAATGCTTTGAAATACACCAAAAGAGTGGAATTATAATAAAAATGATTTTTTATATATGATTACATATTGAAAATGAAGAACAAATTCACGTTTTAACGATTCTAAAGAGAAAAATAAAGCAACTTATATTTTCAAAGCTTTAAAACGCGGTTATGGTGAAAAAGTTAAAACAATGAAATAA